The sequence CGGCCCGGACGACGGTGTCGGTCGCCGAGTCGGGGATGAAGTCGACGACGAAGGCGTACGGTTCGAGGACGGACTCGGGCACCTCGCCGGACTCGCCGAACGCGGCGATCTCCCCCCAGCACGGTGCGCCGAGCGAGCCGCTGCGGTGCCGGACCGACAGGCCCGCGCACAGGTTGGCGAACCGCAGCCGCTCCAGAAGCGGGAGGCCGGCGAGCGTCCCGAACAGGAACCCCGCGCCGAACACGTCGCCGGCGCCGGTCGCGTCGAGCGGCCGCACCGGCAGCGCGTCGGTCTCGGCGACCTCGCCGGTCGCCGAGTCGATCGCGATGGCGCCCGCGCCGCCGCGCTTGACGACGACGACCGGGACCCGCTCGGAGAGGACGCGGGCCGCGTCCTCCGGTGTGCTCGTGCGGGTGTAGGCCATGGCCTCCACGGCGTTGGGCAGGAACACGTCCACGTGCTCCAGCCGGTCGAGGACCTCGCTGGACCACGTCTCGGTGGCGTCCCAGCCGATGTCGGCGAACACCGCGGCGCCCGCCCGCCGCATCTCCTTCGCCCAGCCCGGCACCGGATGCTCGATGTCGACGAAACAGGCGCGTGCGGCCGGCGGCGGGGAGCCGAGCACCGCCTCCGCGTCGCCCGTCTCGCCCGGGTCGAGGTCCGGCAGGGGCCTGGCGTAGGTGACCATGCTGCGGTCGGAGTCGTAGGCCAGCGACACCGTGACCGGGGTGGGCCAGTTCTTGATGCGGCGGGAGTGCCCGAGGTCGATGCCCTCCTGCTCGGCGAGCGTCCGCCACAGGTAGGAGCCGAACATGTCGTCGCCGAACGGGGCCGCGAGCCCGACCCGCAGGCCGAGCCGGCTCATCGCCACCGCGATGTTGGCGGCGCCGCCGGGCGCCGAGCCGAGGCCCTCGGTGAACATCTCGGTCCCGGGCGGCGGCAGCCCCGGCAGCCCGGTGAAGATCATGTCCATGAAGACCTGGCCGCTCAGGAAGACGTCCAGCCCGGGCGCCGGGCCCGGGTCGTCCCCGCCGCGCAGCAGGTCGCCCGCCGGGACCCGTTCGGTGCACGGGTCGGCCATGGAGGGTTCGGGCGGCTGCCCGGGGGCCGCGGCGCCGCCGGGCGCGGGGCGGTCCACCGGCAGGCTCCCGTCCAGGATTTCCACTGTCATGACGACTCCTCACGGGAGAAGACGGCGGCGACCTCGGGGATCCGGTCGATGTAGCCGTCGAGCAGCAGCCGGCCGATCCGCGCCGAGTCGACCAGGGGGTGCAGGGCGAAGGCCTTGGCGGCCTCGGTCCGCGAGCCGGTCACGGCCGCGCCGACGGTCAGCCGCTCGACGGCCTTGACCTGCTGCATTAGCCCGGCCTGGTGCAGGTCGGGCTGGTCGAGGGGAAGCGGGTGGACGCCGCCGGCGTCGACGGTGACGGGCACCTCGACGACCGCGTCCGGCGGCAGCGCGGTGACGGTCGCGCCGTTCCGCACGTTGAGGATCATGGTGGCGGGCTCGTCGCGGCTGATCGCGGCCATCACGTTCAGCGCGACCCGGGCGTAGCCCTCCTCGGCGGGGTCGACGCCGGAGTGGTCGTCGAGCGCCTCGCCGGTCCGGGCGCCCTTCATCTCGGCCATGTAGCTCGCGCTGCGGGAGGCGACCGTCTCGCGCCACAGCTCCATGGCCGCGCCGGCAGAGGCCGCCGCGATCCGCTCGTAGAACGCCTCCTGCTGCTTGAGCAGGAACTCGCCGCGCGTCTGCGGGGCGTCCAGGGTGGCGCGGACCGCCTCCCGGTTGAAGTAGTAGTAGTACAGGTACTCGTTGGGGATCAGGCCGAGGTCGCGCAGCCACTCGCGGCCGAAGACCACGCCCTCCTCCAGCGTCCCGAGCAGGTCGTCGTCGGCCAGCAGGCGGGGCAGGACGTCCACGCCGTCGTGCAGGATGCGGCGCATCCAGCCGAGGTGGTTCAGGCCGACGTAGTCGAGCCGGATCCGGTCCGGGTCCAGGCCGAGCGCGGCGGCCACCCGCATGCCGAGGCCGGACGGGGTGTCGCAGATGCCGAGCACCCGGTCGCCGAGCACGCCCTGCATCGCCTCGGTGATCATCCCGGCCGGGTTGGTGAAGTTGATGACGTAGGCGTCCGGCGCGAGCGCCTTCACGCGATGCGCGATGTCGAGCATCACGGGGATGGTGCGCAGCCCGTAGGCGATCCCGCCGGGGCCGGTGGTCTCCTGTCCGAGCACGTTCAGGTCCAGCGCCACGCGCTCGTCGCACACCCGTCCCCGCAGGCCGCCCACCCGGACGGCGGCGAAGACGAAGTCGGCGCCCTCCAGCGCCTCGTCGAGCCCGGTGCTGGTGAACACGCGCGGGGCGTCCTCCGCTCCGGCGGCGAGCGCCGCGAGGACCTCGGCCATGCCGGCCAGGCGGCCGGCGTCGGAGTCCTGCAGCCAGACCTCCTCGATGCGCGGGGAGCCGGGGTCGCGCAGCAGGGCCTGGTACACGTAGGGCACCCGGAACCCGCCACCGCCGAGAATGGCCAGCTTCATGCGATGTACACCTTCCCGCCCGCCTCGCGGCAGACCTCCAGAGTCCGGGGGTCGGCCCCGGCCGTCGTGACCAGCGCGTCGACACGGTCGATCGAGCACACGCGCAGCGAGCCGGTACCGGGGAACTTGGCCTCGGAGGCGACCAGCACCACCCGGTCCGCCGACTCCAGCATCGCCTGCTTGATCGGCGTCTCGACCTCCATGTCGTCCATGACGTGGCCGTCCGGCCGCACCCCGGTGCAGCTCAGGAACACCAGGTCGGCGCGGACCTGGCGGAGCGCGGTCTCGGTGAGCGAGCCGACGAGCGAGAGGTAGTTGCGCCGCACGACGCCGCCGAGCAGGCACAGCCGGACGGCGTCGTCGTCGCGCAGCTCGTCCAGCACGGCCAGGTTGGCCGTGATCACCGTGACCGGCCGGCCGCGCAGGTGCCGGGCGAGGAGCCGGGTGCTGGTGCCGATGTCGAGGACCACGACCATGTCGTCCTCCACCAGCTCCGCCGCCCGCTCGGCGACCGCCGCCTTCTCGGCGCTGTCGTGCTCGGCCGACGCCGCGAAGGAGATCTCCGGCGCCGCCGGGCGCGGGGACAGCGCCGCTCCCCCGTAGGTGCGCATCAGCTCGCCGTTGCGGTCGAGCACGTCGAGGTCGCGGCGGATCGTGGACTCGCTGACCTGAAGGGTCTCGGCCAGCTCCCGGACGGAGGCGGCGCCCTTGGCACGCAGGGACGACACGATCTGCGCCCGTCGGATGCTCGATGTCACGCGGTGGAAGGTAACACCGCTGCTCGACATCCGTCATCACCCTGGCGGAAACCTGCTCGAAGTCCGTCATTCGCTTCTCTGACGTGCGCGGACACGGTCAGGACGGTGGTGAAGTCAGCGGGCGCTGTCGAGGGCTCGGAACGTTCCATAGACGGTACGGGCGGAGGGTCCGCAGGCCGCCGCGCGGGCTGTCAGGACGGAAGGTCAAACCAGCACAAAGAGGACCCTTGACGACCACATAATTCCGACCTTAAATCATGATGTGAAATAACGCGCGTGTTCTGAGGGCCCCCGCTCACCCACCCACGCGAAGGAGATGCGCATGCATCCCGTCCCACCCCGAGGGCCGTCCAGGAGAGCCTGGCCGGCCGCCGTCTCCGCCCTGTCGGTCGTGGTCGCGCTCGCCGCGCCGGGCCCGGCCGGCCGCGCCGCCGCGGCGGCGTGCGGCTCGTCGGACGCGGCGCTGAACCGGCCGGCGACCGCCTCGTCCACCGAGAACGCGTCCTTCCCCGCCTCCGCCGCCGTCGACGGGAATCCCGCGACCCGCTGGTCGAGCACCTTCGGTGACCCGCAATGGCTCCAGGTCGACCTCGGCACGGCCCAGGACATCTGCCAGGTCGTCCTCACCTGGGAAGGCGCCTACGCCGAGGGCTTTCAGATCCAGGTCTCCGACAACGCCGCCAACTGGACCTCGCTCTACTCCACCACCGCCGGCACGGGCGGGAGTCAGACCCTCAACGTCGCGGGCAAGGGCCGCTACGTCCGCATGTACGGCACCGCCCGCGCGACCCAGTGGGGATACTCGCTGTTCGGGATGGCCGTGCACACCGGCTCCGGCGGCGGCACGCTCCCCGGCGGAGGCGACCTCGGGCCCAACGTGCTCGTGTTCGATCCGTCCATGAGCACGTCCGACGTCCAGGGCAGGCTCGACGCGGTCTTCCGCGAGCAGGAGAGCAACCAGTTCGGGACGGCCCGGTACGCGCTGCTGTTCAAGCCGGGCAACTACAACGTCAACGCCGACCTGGGCTTCTACACCTCGATCGCCGGCCTCGGCCGCAATCCCGACGACGTCACCATCAACGGCGGCGTGACCGTGGACGCGGGCTGGTTCGGCGGCAACGCCACGCAGAACTTCTGGCGGTCCGCCGAGAACCTGTCGATCACCCCGTCCGGCGGGGCGGACCGGTGGGCGGTGTCGCAGGCCGCGCCGTTCCGCCGCGTCCACGTGCGCGGTGACCTGAACCTCGCTCCCACCGGCTACGGCTGGGCCAGTGGCGGCTACATCGCCGACTCCAGGGTGGACGGCCAGGTGCAGCCGTACTCGCAGCAGCAGTGGCTGACGCGCGACAGCCGGATCGGCGGCAACCTCAACGGCGTGTGGAACATGGTGTTCTCGGGCGTCGAGGGGGCGCCGGCCCAGAGCTTCCCGAACCCGCCCTACACCACGCTGAACACCAGCCCCGTGACAAGGGAGAAGCCGTACCTGTACACCGACGCGTCCGGGGCGTACGGGGTCTTCGTCCCGGCGCTGCGGCGCGACTCGCGCGGGACGACCTGGTCGGGCGGCTCCACGCCCGGATCCTCCCTCCCGTTGTCGCAGTTCTACGTGGCCAAGCCCGGAGACTCGGCCGCCACCATCAACGCCGCGCTGGGCCAGGGCCTCAACCTGCTGTTCACGCCCGGCGTCTACCACCTGGGGCAGACGATCAACGTCACGCGTCCCGGCACGGTGGTGCTCGGCATCGGGTACCCGACCCTGGTCCCCGACAACGGCGTGGCGGCGATGAGCGTGGCCGACGTCGACGGCGTGAAGCTGGCCGGGATGCTGTTCGACGCCGGGACGGCCGAATCGCCGGTGCTGCTGCGGCTCGGCCCCGACGGCGCGAGCGCCGACCACGCCGGCGACCCCTCGTCGGTGCAGGACGTCTTCTTCCGGATCGGCGGCGCAGGGCCCGGCAAGGCGGCCACGAGCCTGGTGGTGAACAGCGACGACGCCCTGCTCGACCACATCTGGGCGTGGCGCGCCGACCACGGGAGCGGTGTCGGCTGGACGGTCAACACCGCCGCCAACGGCGTGGTCGTCAACGGAGACGACGTCACCGCCTACGGGCTGTTCGTCGAGCACTACCAGAAGTACCAGCTCGTCTGGAACGGTGAGCGCGGCAGGACGGTCTTCTTCCAGAACGAGATGCCCTACGACCCGCCGAACCAGTCCGCCTGGCGGAGCGACTCCCCCGACGGCTACGCCGCCTACAAGGTCGCCGACTCCGTCACCGCGCACGAGGGCTGGGGCCTCGGCAGCTACTGCTACTTCAACGTCGACCCGTCGATCGTGGCGGCGCGCGGCTTCGAGGCCCCCGACCGGCCGGGCGTGCGGTTCCACGACCTGCTCACGGTCTCGCTGGGCGGCAACGGGGTCATCCGGCATGTCGTCAACGACACGGGCCCGGAGGCCTCCGGTACCGACACCGTCCCGGCCAACGTGGTCGGCTACCCCTGACCCACTCTGGCGTCCCTGCGGGCCCGCCTCCGGGCGGGCCTGCAGGGAGCCCGCGCCCCCCTCCTCGTCGCCGTCGGCTGGTGATCCGAGGATCAGAGGTGGCCGACGAGGTCGGGGCGGCATGTACGGACCCGCCTCGCGGCGCGAAGACGAACAGGGTGGTCGGGACGCCGCTGCCGTAGGCGGCGTACTCCGGTCACGGATTGCCCTTCCATGCTCATACAAGAAGGATGAGCATGTTTTTCGAACGGAAACGCGCATGTGGAAGCGCGGAGGGCGAAGGGCCGGGAGGCCGGGCGTGAAAAGGGTCGTGGCGGTTCTCGCCGGGCTGCTGGTCCTGTCGACCGTGGCGGGCGCCGCGCCGACGAGCGCGGTGTCCGGCGGCGTGCGGGTGCGGCCGGGCGATGACTGGACGCTGCCGGGCTGGGTCCGTCCGTCGGCGAACTCGGGGCTGTTCTCCGAGACGGCCGCCCCGGAGTTCGGCGTCGACACGCGCAGCCTGGACCTGAGCTGGCGCCAGCTCCAGCCCGACGGCCCAGGGACGCTGGACACCCGCACCGCCGGCCTCGCCCAGGACATGGGCTTCCCGCCACTCAGCCGACAGCTCGCGGACCGGCGGCCCTTCTGGGTGCGCATCTTCGCCAGCGGTTCGCGGTGGGCGCCCGCATGGGTGGCGGACGAGTGCGGCGTCGAGCCGCTCGGCCCCGACTACGACGGGCAGTACCACCTGCCCCTCTGGAACGAGTGCGTGTGGGGACGGCTGCTCGCGCTCTACCGGAGGGTCTTCGTCGACGAGGGCCTGCGCGCGGACCCGCGGCTGCGGCTCGTCTACGTCCCGGGCGCGTTCACGTGGGCGGAGTACGACTACGACATGGTCGGCAAGGCGGCCGAGCAGGGGCTGACGTTCGAGGAGTACCGGTCGTGGTACCGGCACGCCTGGCGGGATCTGACCGCCCTCTTCGGGCCCTACAGCACCAAGCTCGTGTTCACCGGCGAGGACTATCCGTGGGGGCCGTGGGGGTCGAAGACGGACCTGTTCGCCAAGCAGGCCGTCGACGCGGGGCTCGGCATCCGGACGGGCATCACCGAGGTGTTCGACTTCCATCTGAGCGAGGCTCCGTCCTACGGCAGCCGCATCGAGCCCGACGGGCACATGACGGTGGACGAGTCCCTGCCCGTCCATGACGGACGGCATGTCGCCGCCACCGAGAACGAGTGCTTCAACGACTGCGGTTACCGCACGGACGAGCCGTACTACGCCGTCCGGCAGGCGAACCTCAAGGCGCTGCAACTGCGGACGAACTGGGTCTACGTGGTGCCGGGCCCGTCCTACATGAAGCAGTATCCGCAGCATTGGAGATGGGTGCGGCTGAGCATCGGCAAGACCGCCTCCGATTCACCGGACGCGTGGGCCGCGCTACGCGATGCCGAGGACACCTACTGGAAGAACGCGACGGGGCCTTTCACCGGCGCCCGTCAGTGGCCCGGGCGCCCGTGGGTGCGCAACCTCGAACGCTGGCTCGTGCAGCGGGACGCCGGTCCGGACGGCAGGGCCCGCCGCTCCACCGCCGACGTCCACAGCGGTGTTCTCGGACCGGAGAACGGCACCGCCTACGAGGGACTGCGCACCGACCGCGCGAAGGGGCAGACGTCCCTGTACTTCGATCTCGACGACCGGTTCCTGCGCGGGCGGCACGAGCCGGTGCAGATCAAGGTGACGTACCGGGACGCGGGCGGGGGCGACTGGTGGGTCGAGCACCAGGGCGGACGCTCGCCGGCGGTGCGCCGCACGGGCGACGGGGCGTGGAAGACCGCGACGTTCCGGCTCCCCCGGCCCGCGTTCGCGAACCGCCTCAGCGGCGGCACCGACTTCCGGATCGCGACGGGCCCCGGCGGCGACCTGGACGTGCGCTTCGTCCGGGTGGTGCGGGTGCAGCCCCCCGCACGTTCATGATGTTTTCTGCTCTTTACTCTTCTGTTTCGAGCAGTAGTGAGCATAAAGTCTCAGAACAGATCGAACTCCGGGAGGGGCTCATGGCCGGGAACCGCATCATGACCGAGATCGCCGCGCAGCCGGAGTGCTGGCGGCGGGCCGCCGGGCTCGCCGACGCACTGCGGGACGCGCTGCCGGCCCGCGGGGAGCGGGTGGCGGTCGTCGGATGCGGCACCTCCCTGTTCATGGCGCAGGCGTACGCGGCGCTGCGGGAGGACGCCGGGCACGGGGAGACCGACGCGTTCGCCGCCTCGGAGATGCCGCGCGGCCGCCGCTACGACCGGGTGCTGGCGCTCACCAGGTCCGGGACGACGACCGAGGTCCTCGCCGTCCTGGACCGGCTCGGCGGCTCGGTCCCGACGACCGCGATCACCGCCGACCCGGACACGCCGGTGTCCCGCAGCGCCGGCCGGTTGATCGTCCTCGACTTCGCCGACGAGGAGTCGGTCGTGCAGACCCGGTTCGCCACCACCCAGCTGGCGCTGCTGCGCGCACACCTCGGCGAGGACCTGACGGCCGCCATCGCGGCCGCCGAGGACGCGGTGGCCGACCCCGTCCCGCCCGAGCTGCTGGACGTCGAGCAGATCACCTTCCTCGGCCGCGGCTGGACGGTCGGCCTCGCGCAGGAGGCCGCCCTGAAGATGCGCGAGGCGGCGTGCTTCTGGACGGAGGCCTACCCGGCGATGGAGTACCGGCACGGGCCGATCAGCATCACCGGCCCCGGCCGGGCGGTGTGGATGTTCGGCGGCCTCCCGGACGGCCTCGGCGAGGAGGTGGCCGCGACCGGCGGGCTGCTGCGCGCCGCGGGCGCCGACCCGCTCGCCGAGCTGGTCCGGGTGCAGCGGCTCGCGGTCGCCCGCGCGAGCGCGGCGGGCCTGGACCCGGAGCGTCCCCGCCATCTCACCCGCTCGGTCATCCTGGACGCCGCGCCCGGCGGTCCGGCGGCATGATCCTCACGGTCACGCTGAACGCCGCGCTCGACGACACCTACGAGGTACCGGACGCGCGGCTCGGCGCGGTCCACCGGGTGGCCGCGGTGCACTCGCGGCCCGGCGGCAAGGGCGTCAACGTGGCCCGGGTGCTGCACGCCCTCGGACACGAGGTCGTGGCCGCCGGCCTGGCCGGCGGCGCCGCGGGGCGGCGCATCGAGGAGGGGCTCGGCTCCCTCGGCGTGCCCACCGCGTTCACCCCGGTCGCCGCGGAGTCGCGCCGGACGGTCACCGTCGTCGGCGCCGAGGCGACGATGTTCTGCGAGCCGGGCCCGGAGGTGACCGGCGCCGAGTGGGCGGCGTTCCTCGCCGGCTTCGAGTCCCTGGCCCGGGACGCCGCCGTGGTCGTCCTGTCGGGGAGCCTTCCGCCTGGCGTCCCCCCGGACGCCTACGCGCGGCTCGCCCGCCTCGCGCCCGGCCCGGTGATCCTGGACGCCGACGGGGAGGCGCTGCGCCTCGGGCTCGCCGGAGCCCCCGGCATCGTGAAGCCGAACGCCGAGGAGCTGGCCCGCGCGAGCGGCACCGGCGACACGGCCGCGGGGATCCGCGCGCTGCGCGAGGCGGGCGCGGGGGCCGTCGTCGCCTCGCTCGGCGCCGGCGGCGTCCTCGCCGCGACCCCGGACGGCGTCCTGCGCGCCGCGCTCGACCGTCCCGTCCCGGGCAACCCGACGGGCGCGGGGGACGCGCTCGTGGCGGGGCTGGCGGCGGGCCTGGCCGCCGGCCTGCCCTGGCCGGACCGCCTCCGCCGCGCCGTCGCGCTGGCCGCCTGCGCGGTCCGCTCCCCCGTCGCCGGCGAGATCGATCCCGCCGGGCTCCCCGCGCTGCTGCCCCGCGTCACCCTCCGGACCGAGGAGAACCATGCCGCTCGCCCCCATGAGTGAGGTCATCGCCGCACCGGCCGCGCAGGGCCGCGGGCTGGGGGCGTTCAACGTGATCCAGCTGGAGCACGCCGAGGCGATCGTCGCCGGCGCGGAGCGGGCGGGCGCGCCCGTGGTGCTCCAGGTCAGCGAGAACTGCGTCGCCTACCACGGCGCGCTCGCCCCGATCGGGCGTGCGGTGCTGGCGCTCGGCCGTGCCGCGTCGGTCCCGGTCGTCGTCCACCTGGACCACGCCACCTCGGCGGACCTCGCCCGCGAGGCGGTCGCCCTCGGGTTCGGGTCGGTGATGTTCGACGCGTCCGGCCTCTCCCACGAGGCGAACGTGGCGAGCACGGCGGAGGTCGCCGCCCGCTGCCGGGCCGAGGGGGTGTGGGTCGAGGCGGAGCTCGGCGAGATCGGCGGGAAGGACGGCGTGCACGCCCCGCACGCCCGCACCGACCCGGAGGAGGCCGCCGGGTACGTGGCCGCCACCGGCGTGGACGCCCTGGCCGTCGCGGTCGGCACGTCCCACGCGATGCTGACCCGCGACACCGTGCTCGATCTCGCGCTCATCGCCCGGTTGCGCGCGGCGGTGCCCGTCCCGCTGGTCCTGCACGGGTCGTCCGGGGTACCCGACGACGGGCTCGCCGCCGCCGTCGAGCACGGCATGACCAAGATCAACGTGGCGACGCAGCTGAACAAGGTGTTCACCGCGGCCGTCCGGGAGCGGCTGGACGCCGATCCCGGCCTGGTCGACCCGCGCCGCTACGTCTCCGCCGGCCGCGACGCGGTCGCCGCCGAGGTCGCCCGGCTGCTGCACGTCATCCGAGCGGGCGGCCGACGCGATAGGTCACGTGGGTGACCAGGGGCGTCCGTGACGC is a genomic window of Actinomadura citrea containing:
- a CDS encoding carbohydrate kinase family protein, which translates into the protein MTVEILDGSLPVDRPAPGGAAAPGQPPEPSMADPCTERVPAGDLLRGGDDPGPAPGLDVFLSGQVFMDMIFTGLPGLPPPGTEMFTEGLGSAPGGAANIAVAMSRLGLRVGLAAPFGDDMFGSYLWRTLAEQEGIDLGHSRRIKNWPTPVTVSLAYDSDRSMVTYARPLPDLDPGETGDAEAVLGSPPPAARACFVDIEHPVPGWAKEMRRAGAAVFADIGWDATETWSSEVLDRLEHVDVFLPNAVEAMAYTRTSTPEDAARVLSERVPVVVVKRGGAGAIAIDSATGEVAETDALPVRPLDATGAGDVFGAGFLFGTLAGLPLLERLRFANLCAGLSVRHRSGSLGAPCWGEIAAFGESGEVPESVLEPYAFVVDFIPDSATDTVVRAEPTLRADH
- a CDS encoding 6-phospho-beta-glucosidase, which gives rise to MKLAILGGGGFRVPYVYQALLRDPGSPRIEEVWLQDSDAGRLAGMAEVLAALAAGAEDAPRVFTSTGLDEALEGADFVFAAVRVGGLRGRVCDERVALDLNVLGQETTGPGGIAYGLRTIPVMLDIAHRVKALAPDAYVINFTNPAGMITEAMQGVLGDRVLGICDTPSGLGMRVAAALGLDPDRIRLDYVGLNHLGWMRRILHDGVDVLPRLLADDDLLGTLEEGVVFGREWLRDLGLIPNEYLYYYYFNREAVRATLDAPQTRGEFLLKQQEAFYERIAAASAGAAMELWRETVASRSASYMAEMKGARTGEALDDHSGVDPAEEGYARVALNVMAAISRDEPATMILNVRNGATVTALPPDAVVEVPVTVDAGGVHPLPLDQPDLHQAGLMQQVKAVERLTVGAAVTGSRTEAAKAFALHPLVDSARIGRLLLDGYIDRIPEVAAVFSREESS
- a CDS encoding DeoR/GlpR family DNA-binding transcription regulator produces the protein MTSSIRRAQIVSSLRAKGAASVRELAETLQVSESTIRRDLDVLDRNGELMRTYGGAALSPRPAAPEISFAASAEHDSAEKAAVAERAAELVEDDMVVVLDIGTSTRLLARHLRGRPVTVITANLAVLDELRDDDAVRLCLLGGVVRRNYLSLVGSLTETALRQVRADLVFLSCTGVRPDGHVMDDMEVETPIKQAMLESADRVVLVASEAKFPGTGSLRVCSIDRVDALVTTAGADPRTLEVCREAGGKVYIA
- a CDS encoding discoidin domain-containing protein, with amino-acid sequence MHPVPPRGPSRRAWPAAVSALSVVVALAAPGPAGRAAAAACGSSDAALNRPATASSTENASFPASAAVDGNPATRWSSTFGDPQWLQVDLGTAQDICQVVLTWEGAYAEGFQIQVSDNAANWTSLYSTTAGTGGSQTLNVAGKGRYVRMYGTARATQWGYSLFGMAVHTGSGGGTLPGGGDLGPNVLVFDPSMSTSDVQGRLDAVFREQESNQFGTARYALLFKPGNYNVNADLGFYTSIAGLGRNPDDVTINGGVTVDAGWFGGNATQNFWRSAENLSITPSGGADRWAVSQAAPFRRVHVRGDLNLAPTGYGWASGGYIADSRVDGQVQPYSQQQWLTRDSRIGGNLNGVWNMVFSGVEGAPAQSFPNPPYTTLNTSPVTREKPYLYTDASGAYGVFVPALRRDSRGTTWSGGSTPGSSLPLSQFYVAKPGDSAATINAALGQGLNLLFTPGVYHLGQTINVTRPGTVVLGIGYPTLVPDNGVAAMSVADVDGVKLAGMLFDAGTAESPVLLRLGPDGASADHAGDPSSVQDVFFRIGGAGPGKAATSLVVNSDDALLDHIWAWRADHGSGVGWTVNTAANGVVVNGDDVTAYGLFVEHYQKYQLVWNGERGRTVFFQNEMPYDPPNQSAWRSDSPDGYAAYKVADSVTAHEGWGLGSYCYFNVDPSIVAARGFEAPDRPGVRFHDLLTVSLGGNGVIRHVVNDTGPEASGTDTVPANVVGYP
- a CDS encoding SIS domain-containing protein — protein: MAGNRIMTEIAAQPECWRRAAGLADALRDALPARGERVAVVGCGTSLFMAQAYAALREDAGHGETDAFAASEMPRGRRYDRVLALTRSGTTTEVLAVLDRLGGSVPTTAITADPDTPVSRSAGRLIVLDFADEESVVQTRFATTQLALLRAHLGEDLTAAIAAAEDAVADPVPPELLDVEQITFLGRGWTVGLAQEAALKMREAACFWTEAYPAMEYRHGPISITGPGRAVWMFGGLPDGLGEEVAATGGLLRAAGADPLAELVRVQRLAVARASAAGLDPERPRHLTRSVILDAAPGGPAA
- a CDS encoding 1-phosphofructokinase family hexose kinase, with translation MILTVTLNAALDDTYEVPDARLGAVHRVAAVHSRPGGKGVNVARVLHALGHEVVAAGLAGGAAGRRIEEGLGSLGVPTAFTPVAAESRRTVTVVGAEATMFCEPGPEVTGAEWAAFLAGFESLARDAAVVVLSGSLPPGVPPDAYARLARLAPGPVILDADGEALRLGLAGAPGIVKPNAEELARASGTGDTAAGIRALREAGAGAVVASLGAGGVLAATPDGVLRAALDRPVPGNPTGAGDALVAGLAAGLAAGLPWPDRLRRAVALAACAVRSPVAGEIDPAGLPALLPRVTLRTEENHAARPHE
- a CDS encoding class II fructose-bisphosphate aldolase; this encodes MPLAPMSEVIAAPAAQGRGLGAFNVIQLEHAEAIVAGAERAGAPVVLQVSENCVAYHGALAPIGRAVLALGRAASVPVVVHLDHATSADLAREAVALGFGSVMFDASGLSHEANVASTAEVAARCRAEGVWVEAELGEIGGKDGVHAPHARTDPEEAAGYVAATGVDALAVAVGTSHAMLTRDTVLDLALIARLRAAVPVPLVLHGSSGVPDDGLAAAVEHGMTKINVATQLNKVFTAAVRERLDADPGLVDPRRYVSAGRDAVAAEVARLLHVIRAGGRRDRSRG